TGCTGCAATGGACTTTCTCCTTATAAAGCCCATGAGAGGCTAGGAAGGAACCAGAAATAAGCCTGGTAAATCGAACCATTCATAGAATAGCACTGACATAGCAAAAATAAGCAGGAGGAATTAGACATTACAATGGCACTTCATAATGGAAATAAAGGGGACAAGTTAGATGGCAACAAAGCAAAAACAAAAACAGGGCTTTAAACTACAAATGAATAAGCAAGTCTATCAGGAGCAAGCTCAAAAATATGAGCCCAAACGAAATATTTTGCTAAACTGCTTTCGTGCTTTCTGGGTAGGTGGAGCAATTTGTTTGCTAGGGCAAATCATTCAGAATCTCTATATCGCTTTCATGCATCTGGACGCAGAAAAGGCTGCCGGACCAACCTCCATTACTCTTATTTTTATCTCTGTTTTATTAACTGGATTTGGTATTTATGACAATATCGGTCAATATGCCGGGGCTGGTTCAGCAGTTCCCATTACAGGTTTTGCTAATTCTATGTCATCTGCTGCCATTGAACATCGCAGTGAAGGCTATGTGCTTGGTGTAGCTGGCAACATGTTTAAACTGGCAGGTGCTGTTATCGTTTATGGAGTTACAGCAGCTTTTATTTTTGGAATGCTGCGAGTGATATTAAATATGTTCTACTAAAACGAGGTGAAAACAGTGAGTACGGCAACGAAAGGTAAAAATAGAGTTAGTCAGCAAACGTGGAGATTCAACGAGGATGTTCGGATTCAGGGAAGTGCGGTGGTTGTAGGGCCTAAGGAAGCAGAAGGACCACTAAAAGATTTATTTGATAAAAGTTATGACGATATGTACGCAGGTCAGGATTCCTGGGAAAAAGCCGAAAAAAAGCTAATGGAGGACGCCATTACTTTTGCAATTAAGAAAGCTAATTTGAAAAAAAATCAAATCGATCAGATTATCGCAGGTGATCTGCTTAATCAAAATATCACCGTTAGCTTTACGGCTGAAAAAATGCAATTTCCTACACTTGGCATGTACGGGGCATGTTCCTCCTCGATGCTGACACTCTCAACCGCTACGGCCCTAGTCAATGCAAGATATTCTAACTATATAGTAGCCGCGTGCAGCAGCCATAACGCAACAGCCGAACGGCAATTCCGTTATCCGACTGAATATGGTGGACAAAAGCCTCCTCATTCACAAGTTACAGTTACCGGAGCAGGCGCAGCAGTTGTAGGGATAGGGGGAAAGGGACCTAGGATCACCTATTCTACAGTCGGCAAAGTAATAGATATGGGAATTACAGACCCTTTTGCAATGGGAGCCGCGATGGCGCCTGCCGCTGTTTCTACGATCGCCACTCATTTTATTGATACGGGACGTAGCCCATCTGATTATGATCTCATTGTCACAGGAGATTTGGGGAGCGTGGGCTATGCCATTTGCAAAGATATGCTAGCGAAAGAAGGCTATAACGTTGAAGGTGTGTACAATGACTGCGGCCTTATGATTTATCCACTTGACGAGGAAGTGTTTGCAGGGGCGAGTGGATGCGCCTCAAGTGCCAGCGTAACCTACAGCTATATTATGAAGCAGCTTCAATCTGGCGAATTGAAAAAGGTGCTTGTGTGCGCAACCGGTGCATTACTTAGTCCCACCAGTACACAACAGGGAAATTCAATCCCGTGTATCGCTCACGCAGTAGCATTTGAAGGAGGAGAGTAATCGTGGAATACCTTATTGCCTTTATCATAGGAGGTATAATCTGTGTGGTTGGGCAGATCATGTTAGATGTAGCTAAAATAACACCTGCCCATGTCATGGTTACATTAGTAGTCTCAGGTGTGGTGCTTGATTTTATTGGAATCTACGATGGTTTTATTAAATTTGCAGGTGCAGGTGCTACTGTGCCAATTATCAGCTTTGGACATTCACTGTACCACGGTGCCTTACAGGAGTTAAATCAAACCGGTGCCATTGGAGTAGCGAGCGGGATGTTTGAGGTACCAGCGGCTGGTATTACTGCGGCCATTGCTTTTAGTTTTCTTGCTTCTCTGGTGTTCAAACCAAAAGGATAAGAATTTTTGGCGGAGGAGGCGGTTCGATGAATCAGGCTCGACGCCGCGTTATCATCATCACAGACGGTGACCACATCGCTCAGAGGGTAATAGAAGAAGTAGCCCGACAAATCGGGGGAAGATGCATTTCATTATCCGCGGGAAATCCAACACTACTGTCAGGAGAGCAGATGGTAACCCTTATTAAGCAGACACCTTATGATCCGGTGCTAGTAATGTTTGATGACAATGGGAATTACGGTTTTGGACGTGGAGAAAGGGCTATTTGTTTTGTGGCGAAGCATCCAGACATTGAAGTGTTAGGGGCAGTAGCAGTTGCCTCCAATACGAAATGGGTAACAGGTACTAAAGTGAAATATTCGGTTACGAAACAAGGAATAGTGGTGGAGGATGCTGTCGACAAGGATGGGGTTGTCCATAAGGAACTTCAGCATCGAATTTACGGCGATACAGTTGATATTCTAAATGCATGTGATATTACCCACATAATTGGGATTGGCGACATCGGAAAAATGGACGGCAGGGACCACATTAATAAAGGCTGTCCGATTACTAAAAAAGCAATCGAGTGGATTATGGAAAGGAGTGGATATCGTGTCGGAGGATAAACAGGACAAGCAGCCTATAGTCTCTAGCCTTGAAGAAAATAGGGCGTTTCTTGATGACAAGCTAGGGGTAGGCACAACGTTTGATATTGGCGTCCATGATATAAAAGTAGGTCGTACCCGAGTTAGTCTGTATTATATTAATGGCTTTGCGGATAGCACAATCGTAACGTTAATTTTACAAGACCTCAATAATGTAAAAGAACGGGAAACGAGCGAGGATGGCTGGAAAATATTTTATCAGAAATATGTCCCTTTCTTTCAAATATCCAAGATAAAAACGTGTAATGAATTCATGGATAAAGTTTTGGTTGGTCAAATCGGGATGCTGATTGATGGTGAGGATACAGCTCTGATGATCGATGCAAAAATTTATTTGACTCGTACACCAGAGGAACCAGATACTGAACGCGTTGTACGAGGAGCTCATGATGGTTTTACAGAAAGTCTAGTTTCCAATACCTCGCTTACTCGGCGCCGTATACGTGATGAGCGTTTGCGTTTTGAAATTATGCAGGTCGGGGAACGCTCGAAAACAGATGTTGCGATCGCTTATCTGGCAGATGTTGCTAATCCGCAGTTAGTGGAAAAATTAAAATCAAAGATTCAGGAGATCCAAATCGATGGAATTCCCATGTCAGAGAAAACCGTTGAAGAGTTTATTATTGGAAAATCGTTTAATCCATTCCCTATGGTACGTTATACAGAACGTCCGGACGTAGCGGCCATTCATTTGCTTGAGGGACATGTCCTAATTTATGTAGATACATCACCGAGTGTCATCATCACTCCTGCTACCTACTTTCATCATGTACAGCATGCGGAGGAATACAGGCAAACACCAGTTGTTGGAGCATATCTACGCTGGGTACGTTTTCTAGGGATTATTGCCTCTTTACTGTTACCGCCCTTATGGCTGCTATTAGTGATGCATACGGAGTATATCCCTCCTCATCTGGAATTTCTCGGTGTGAAGAATCAAGGTTCTATTCCCATCATGATACAGTTTTTATTAGCTGAGCTTGGACTCGATTTAATGAGGATGGCAGCGGTCCATACTCCTGCACCGCTTTCTATTGCAATGGGACTGATTGCAGCTATTTTAATTGGGGAGATTGCCATCAAGGTAGGCCTGTTCTCGCCAGAAGTAATCTTGTATCTAGCTGTTGCGGCAATTGGAACCTATGCAACTCCAAGCTATGAACTCAGCATGGCCAACCGGCTGGTCCGGTTACTATTACTGGTAACTACTGGACTTTTTGGATTGCAAGGCTATATGTTTGGCTGTGCCTTTGTTTTACTTGTCCTTGCGATGACCAGATCGATTGATACCCCTTATTTGTGGCCATTAATTCCGTTTAATTATGAGGGATTTAAGGAAATTGTACTACGCAAGGCTGTGCCATATCAGGAGAAACGGCCGAAAATTGTTCGTTCCCAAAATCCAGACAGACAATAGCAAAGTAGACATAGTTATATATCTCTTGGATTTGGTTACTTGCTGTGGTATATTAATGCTTAAAAATTAGATATACGAATAAAACATACAAAGGATATAGCAAGCCACGAGAATGTGGCTTCGCTATATCCTTCCTAAAAGAGTCAAAATACATGGAAAAGACAGAATAGCTTTATACAATGATAGGGAAAGTGGATGAGGGGGCAAAGGTTATGTTTTTGCATGGCACAAGTCGCATCAATGAAAAAGGGCATCTTGAAATTGGGGGATGTGATACTACCAAACTAGTAGAGCAATATCAGACTCCATTGTACGTCTATGATGAAACATTAATTCGGGAAAAGTGCCGTGCTTTTGTAGAGGCCTTTCAGCAAAGCGGGTTTGCCTTCCAAGTAGCCTATGCCAGTAAAGCTTTTTGTACGATGGCAATGTGCAAGTTGATAGAAGAGGAAGGATTATCTCTGGATGTAGTTTCTGCTGGAGAATTATATACGGCATTGGCAGCAGGGTTTCCGGCAGAACGAATTCATTTCCACGGGAATAATAAAACCATGCAGGAATTAATTATGGCTCTAGAAGCCAATATTGGCTGTTTCGTGGCAGATAATTTTTATGAATTAGAGATGCTGCATGACCTTGCCAAAGAACGTGGATTGACAGCTAATGTGTTGTTGCGTCTTACACCAGGCGTAGAAGCACACACACATGAATATATATCCACTGGACAGCAGGACTCCAAATTTGGATTTGATATGATAAGCAATCAAGCGATGAAGGCGATTGAAGTAGCGCAGGAAAGCCAAGCTTTGCATTTACTTGGTATCCATTGTCATATAGGGTCGCAGATTTTTGAAACGGATGGTTTTTTATTAGCTATTCAGCGGCTGACGGAATTTTTAGCAGATGTTAGACAGGAGTTAGGCTTTACCTGTCAGGTATTTAATGTCGGAGGCGGTTTTGGTATTCGCTATGTGGAAGGAGATACACCCCTTGTAGCAAAAGATTATATTGAAGCAATTGCAAATAGCGTTCGTACAGAATTTATCAAGCATAACCTGCCCTTCCCAGAAATTTGGATTGAACCTGGACGAAGCATTATTGGAGATGCTGGGACAACCTTGTATACCATTGGGGCAACGAAGGAAATTCCTAATGTCCGAAAATATGTTGCAATTGATGGGGGAATGACTGATAACCTGCGTCCGGCTTTGTATCAGGCTAAATATGAGGCCTGTGTCGCTAATCGCTTACATGAGCCTGCTACAGAATTGGTTTCGATAGCAGGTAAATGCTGTGAATCAGGAGATATGCTAATCTGGGACATTTGTCTATCCGCACATCAGCCAGGAGATATTTTAGCAGTTTCTAGTACCGGTGCTTATGGATATGCAATGGCAAATAACTATAATCGAATCACCCGCCCTGCTGTTGTATTTGTTAAGGACGGAGAGGCTGAATTGGTGGTCCAGCGTGAATCATTAATGGATCTGATTCGAAATGATCGCCTGTATACGAAGGTCTCTCTATAAAAAGGATGACAAAGTACCTCAAGGAAAAGAGATATCAGCTATTGAATCTCTTTTTTTGCTTTGTACAATGATAACTTGCTATTAGGAATTGAACAAGATAAGATAAAAGGGATAAAGACTGCTACGTTCTTTGAGCGGGTGGCTACTTATTTACCCTCTTGTAAGGGAATGGAAATATTGGAGGTATATACATATGAAAAAAGGTCAAATTACCCTAGAAAACGGCAATAAGGTTGTTATTGAATTCTTTGATAAAGAAGCTCCTGGCACCGTTGCAAACTTTGAAAAGCTAGCAAATGAAGGCTTTTACAATGGCCTAACCTTCCACCGTGTTATCCCAGGATTTGTTGCACAAGGCGGTTGCCCGCACGGAACAGGAACTGGCGGCCCTGGATACACAATCAAATGTGAAACACAAGGTAACCCACACAAACACGTTCGTGGTGCATTGTCGATGGCACATGCAGGTAAAGATACAGGCGGCAGCCAATTCTTTATCGGCTATGATGCATTCCCGCATCTAGACGGCGTTCATACTGTATTCGGGCAAATTATCGAAGGCATGGAGCATGTGGACAAAATTCAGCAAGGCAATAAAATGACTGAAGTGAAGGTTTGGGAAGAATAGTTCCCAGTCAATCATAATGAATCCCCTAGTGAAGGTGTTACCCCTTGCTAGGGGATTTATTTTTTTATATGCTTTCTTTCTTTTACAGGTAAACAGTTGAATACGAAATTCATTTCATCTTTTTTAAAAAAAGCCTATTTATCTGGATTAGTTACAAACTATCGTTCCTCAATCCTTCCCGACATTATATTAAATCCCTATAAAAATGAGATATCAAATAAAAGCTGTCATCTTTTCTTATTTCAGAAAAAAACTACTTTTTATAAAAAAGTATTATTTAATCTAATAATTTTTATTGTTATTTACATATATATACAATAAAGTTAGAATTAAGTTAAGATCAATAAAGGAATCCATGTACTTATTTATAAATTATGGAAGGGGATAAACATGAGTGTAAGTCTAACTTTCACAACATTGGGGGAACTGATAAGGAAGAAAAGAATTGAAATGGGAATTAGCTTATCGGAATTAGGGAGAATGATAGGGATTAGTAAAGGGGTTTTATCAAAGATTGAATCTGGAGATACGAAACGTCCAGAGCTTCGGACATTAAAACCGATTGCAGATGCTTTAGAAATTCCTTATGAAGAGATCATTGAGTGCTATGTTGAAATAGAACATCGAATCGAAGTCTTAAATGATATATTGCAATTGTGTCTTGAAGTCTCAAGTTCTTCTTTGACGACTAAGGTGGCAACGAAATTCCTTGAAAATTCTAAGGAAGAAACATATGTATTATTAGAGCAGGTATATAATCTAGCCAATAAAGCCGTAAACAATGAGGTTAGATTGTCGCTGTACAATACAATTATTAAATATGCAAGAGTACACGGCATTCCCATGTACATAGCCAAACCGTCATTACAAAAATACCTAATCGAAAGACAAGATTTAAAAAAGATGGAGGAGTCATTTAAAATTGGTGAAGAGGTTGTTCACTATGCAGATTTTTTGACTGAAGAGGAGCGGATCATTTTATATTTTAGAATGGCGCTTCAAGCATATGCTATAAAAAAATACGAAACATGTATTGAACTATGTCAAGCTGGAATTACTCTTGAAAAAAAGGATACTGAGCTGAAGGCTAGAGCATATTTAGCTATGATTAACTCATATTCTGATTTACATAATTATGACTCTGTTGAAGATTTGATTGATATTTTCGAAAATTTTAAACATGAATTTGTTCGAGAATCATCCATGATTACACGAGCTATCACTAAAGCTAAAAAGAAAGAGTATGAGATAGCGATTCCTATGTTAAAAAAATTTATTGATGAATTAAGTAAGGATAATAAAATACATGTAGTAAATGAACTGCTTGGGATATATGTTCATTTTAACATTGTTGAGTCAATACATGAAATAATAAACAGAGAAAGGGAATTACTTCCGGATAATGCATATACACCGTATAAATTAACATCACTTGCAAGATATTACCGTCAAAAAGCTGCTTTTCAAATAAGCAAAGGACTTCTAGAAGAAGGTATGGATAGCTACATTAACAGCATAACGACATACGGGAAAATAAATGATTATAACGAGATAGTAGAATGCTTACAGAAAATTTTCGAATATTTCTCGAAAAATTCAAAGCCAATTGATTTGCACTATGTAAAACAGTTAGAAGAAGCGTATAATGAAATAAATGGAAAAAAGAGTAAGTGAAAGGAGGATTCCAATGAGGAAAAAAATTGTTCTAATGTTATTAACTTTAGGATTAATTACAAATATGGGTTTTGCCTTGGTTAAAACAGATGAGGCAAATAATCTGAACACTTTCAGTATGCGTGCTAATAATGCTGATCCGGGCTATTGATACTTTTGTTACTTTCGAGCGCTACAAAATAGCGTTCTTTTTTTATGTTTTTTCATCAATATTTTGTCGTATTTTGTAAAACGTTTCAAGCTAATGGTTTTTAGAGGAAAAATTAGAACGGGATGGTAAAATGATGCTCAGGAGGAAGAAAGGAGGTGCCATCTTTAGTCTATTTAATGTATCAACTAAAAAGGGCGTTCCCCCTGTCGCTAAACTTACGGGAACACCCCTTCCTTGAGCAACAATAAATGTTACTCAAGTACATTTTACCACTCACTTACAAAATATGAAAACAGAAAATTCTCAACTAAAAAATGATTTACAGAAGCTTATAGAACTCCTCCGTAAAGAATTAGAGATGTTGTATTACAAAGAAGGCTCATTTGTACACCCAACCGTACTACAAATGAGCCAACAACTAGATGAGTACATCGTTATGTTTGAGAAGATTAGACATTAGTTGGTCGAATATGAAGAAGCTGTACGGGAAACTTTACAAAGCCCAGTAGGGGGAATAATTATAAAGCCGTTTTTCAGCTATTCACTAAAGACCTCTAGCTGTATTAATCTGGTCGATTTTCGGATGATGAGGGATAGTTAGATTCATCTATTGGATGTTTACTACCATGTTTATCCCTTTTTCTTAAACTGATTGAATCCATCAAAGGAAATAATCCAATACCTACGATAAGTAAAACAATACCAATCCCAAAGTACAAAAAGTTCATCTTATTCCCTCCCATTTCATATTTGAATATTAAGGAGCTGAAAAAATGAAGCGATTTTTTGCCTTGACTTCCATTTTAGCATTGTCCATTATTGGCACAAGTCCTGTATATGCTGATGAAACTTATGTTTCAAAATTAAAACCGGACATTGGAGCCACATACACATATTATCAAGATGTAGAAGATGGTTCTCCAGATTATTTGAACGGTTATGAAACTTTCTCTTTTAGACATTATGATACCATAAAAAGAATAAGCAAAGATACGATTGAATTCCAAAGAGCCGATTTTACAAAAGCTAAGGCTTCAGATGATGGTGTCTCTTATGGAATTTATCTGGTTGTTGACAGTGCAGGCGGTGGGGAAAATACCACTACTTATAATGATATTTTTTGTGATGGCTTAACTAGTGGAAACAAAAAATTCGATACAGGTGTCAAGCTAAAAACAACCGCAAGAGCGCTTGCGTATACAGAATCAAGAGTGTTTGCACATGCAAATGGTTGTGGAGCTGGTGACTCATATTTTGTTAGAAATAAATACGTTTATCAGCCTTAATAAAACATCTAAATAAGGAGAACATTCTATGAAAAAACACTTTGCTGGTGCATTATTAACCTTAGCTTTATTGAGTATAGGTTTCTCTGTCTCAGCCAATGTTGAGAACAAACCAGTACAAGGATACAAAATAAGAAGTGAAGAACCATCTAAGGTAGTCACATTGCAAACTATTCAAAATGATTTAGGTTTTATTATGCCTAAATATGTACCAGAGAGTCTTACCTTGAAATCTGTAGTACAGAATGATCCCCCTAGAGAAATTACAGCTAGTGAATTGCAAAATAGGCTTAAAACATACGATATTTTTTATTCTGGTTCATGCGAAAAAGGAAAGGTATGTAACTCTCTATATATGATTGTTACAGAAGGAAATATGCATATTGGTGGAGCCGTTAAAGAAACGGAGATTAATGGCTCAAAGGCTGAAATTCAAGAAAATGAAAACGTCATTAACTTGTCTTGGAAGTATAAAGGTCTAACATACTGGGTACTGGCTAAAAAATCAGAAACATTAACACGTGAAGAAGTTTTAAAATTCGCTAATTCTATCGTAGAGTAAAGTCTAAACGTCCGAGTGACATTTGTGCCCCAACACAATTGCAGGATGAAGTAGATCATTGAGTTGTTTGGCTCAAGAGTGATCTACTTCTTTCTTTTTTTAATCCTAGCCTACAAAATAAATACATAACCAGCATCTCAATCATATTTTAAATTCCTCACCGTAATCCTGGCATGTATGTCACTAATCCTACCCTTACTGTAACAGCGGCCGGAATTTTTATATCCTCTAACTTTGTTTTTGGGTGGATTTTCATTCGTTAGTTCTGAATTACTTATAAGGATTTACAACACTGGAGGTAGTTGTGATCATCTTTTTTGTGGTAGTTCAACCATACTATCAGTTAGCAGAAGAAAGCGGAAATTGTCTGATAAAAACAGCTTTTATAATCCATTCTCTAAAAAACATAGAATTGCTTATAGTAGTTTAGGGAATGTCGATCTGCTTACTAGAACAAAAGAACTTAGAATGAATGTATATTTTGTTACCGATCATATTGACACCGAATCATTCATTACAAATTGCCAATAGGTATTGTTTTAAAATTATAAATTAGAGGAGCAACTTTTATTCTTATACTGAAAACTATTTTTCAAAGTAAGCAAAAGAGAATCTAAAAATGAATTCATAAAATGTAAGATTTTGGTGGAAAAAGAAAGGGTATTTAAAGACGTGGAACGAAATAACAATAAAAATAGGGTGTTTTGACCAGAGAAAGGGGAAATTTTATGTTAGAGCTAATACAAGTTGTGACTTATTCCAACGATAAAAAGAAAATTCTTGAAAAAGAACCTCTTCCCAAAATAGGTTTTAATAGTGTCATGGAAGTAGCTAAATATCTTTATTTAGAAGAAGAGCTTGATTTAAAACATTGCATAGATGAACATCTGGTTTCAGAAGATTGGTTTGAGCATGGCGATGATTTTTTTAATGAAACTGGTTATAAATATACGAAACATTATTATTTCATTAACAACTTCCAAGAAATAAAAGATATTAGTTTGAAAACAGCAATGGAAATAGTAGATTCATTATATTTGATAGAAGAACACACACGCAAAATAAAAAATGAGGTTTATGACGTTGAAAAGAGATTTGCAGATGATGCGTATTTAGATAATATCAAATATTTAATCGATATTATTAAAATTAAGAAGAATGTTCTTTTGCGATATGGCTATTCTCAAACGAAAACAGCTGAAATGATGAAGGGTTTATATTATAACACGAATAATTTCGGGAGATAAGCAATGACATTGGTATTTTAACTATTATGGATTTGGAGGAATAAATATGGCAAAGAACACTACAAAAGATTTCATAAAGTCTATAGAGCAAAAAGCATTTATTATCCAAGAAGGAGGGGACGAGTTTAGATTTAGAAATTACATATGAGCAGCAGATATATTTTTTGACAAACATCAAAAGTACACAACAGATAGAGAATTTTTCTTGAAATTCATAGCGGACAAAGTGATAAGTCCAAACGAGGATGAAGACATATTTCAAAGATTAAGTTTACTCCAAGATAAAAATTTAATAGAACTAGGGTGTCTGTATGTTAATGGAAATGCAAAGTTTAAAGGTTATTTTGAAGAAATAAATGATCAAGATGATTTTTTCATACGGTTTAAACTAGCATTGGATAGCTATAAAAAGGTAGAAAATGATTTACACAATCAAAAGATGGAAAAAATTCTAGGGGTTCAGAGATTGAAAGGGCTGGATACTATTACAAAACTTGCACAGCAAGTATCTAGCCCCTATTCAAGTATTCGTGATCTAAATGTTGTTTATCCTGAAATGCACCTATTAAAGCATATAAGTCAATATGAAAAGACATTTAATGATTTTTCAAGAGTAATGTCTCTCGGTAAAAATATTAAGGATACATTATATTATGGGTCATTGGCTACCAAGGCAATGCAAATTCCAAATGTAGAATTGCGAAAATTTCCTGATTTTAATAAGGCTTACAATATTACAAGAGTTGCTTTAGAAGCATTTAAGTCAAGTAGTGAGATAAGCAGTGCAACTTCATTAAGATATAATTTTGATATTTACAATAGTATAAAAAACAACTTGGATTATCTAGTAGAAAATAGCAGGATAAATAATACTATTTTGGAAACAGCGAGAAAATCTGCTTTTAGTTTATCATCTTTAGAAACATATGCTCATCATTTTAGATCATATCTAAATTTTGATGATTTTGATGAAGATAGCTTCCCTGAAAAGGAATTAATACATTCAACTTTAGATACTGAATTGGAAGACTCAGGATTCTTTGAGTCTAAATTATCAGCAGAAGAGAAGTTAGAAGCATTAGACCAAAAATTGCAAAGTCCTACTGAAAGACCAGAATGGGTAAATCAAGTTTTGTTATGGTTTACAATTCATATTGTTAATTATTTAATACTCTTAATAATTAGCAGTTCTATTTCTGGCAGCTTTAGTGCAGCAGTTCCATCAATAGATTCTGCTATGTTCATTACTTTACTATGGCAAAAGCCTTTTCGATATTCAAAAAAAGACAAGCTCGAAGTAAAGGAAAACCCGTGGCATCGTTCAAAGACGATTGCTTATCTTGAAAAGGAGCAAGAGGTTGTTTTCATGAGAAAACGAAAAGATTGGTCTTATGTGGAATTTAAATACAAAAACGAAAGAAAAAGTGGATGGGTTCTATCAAGATACTTGGAAAGAAAATAACATTTATAATATTTTGATAGGAATTTTATTATGGATATGAGCAAGAGATGATGGAATATAATTATCCCTGAGTTGAAATAAAAGTCCTCAATTACATCGTAAATTTTATTATTAATAGTATCTTTTACACGTTGATTTAAAAAATCAAAATTTTGATCGTATAAAATTTATAAGGGCGTATGTATAACCCGCATGGAACAGGAACTGGCGGCCCTGGATACACAATCAAATGTGAACACAAGGTAACCCACACAAACACGTTCGTGGTGCATTGTCGATGGCACATGCAGGTAAAGATACAGGCGGCAGC
The nucleotide sequence above comes from Brevibacillus laterosporus LMG 15441. Encoded proteins:
- the lysA gene encoding diaminopimelate decarboxylase, which codes for MFLHGTSRINEKGHLEIGGCDTTKLVEQYQTPLYVYDETLIREKCRAFVEAFQQSGFAFQVAYASKAFCTMAMCKLIEEEGLSLDVVSAGELYTALAAGFPAERIHFHGNNKTMQELIMALEANIGCFVADNFYELEMLHDLAKERGLTANVLLRLTPGVEAHTHEYISTGQQDSKFGFDMISNQAMKAIEVAQESQALHLLGIHCHIGSQIFETDGFLLAIQRLTEFLADVRQELGFTCQVFNVGGGFGIRYVEGDTPLVAKDYIEAIANSVRTEFIKHNLPFPEIWIEPGRSIIGDAGTTLYTIGATKEIPNVRKYVAIDGGMTDNLRPALYQAKYEACVANRLHEPATELVSIAGKCCESGDMLIWDICLSAHQPGDILAVSSTGAYGYAMANNYNRITRPAVVFVKDGEAELVVQRESLMDLIRNDRLYTKVSL
- a CDS encoding peptidylprolyl isomerase, whose amino-acid sequence is MKKGQITLENGNKVVIEFFDKEAPGTVANFEKLANEGFYNGLTFHRVIPGFVAQGGCPHGTGTGGPGYTIKCETQGNPHKHVRGALSMAHAGKDTGGSQFFIGYDAFPHLDGVHTVFGQIIEGMEHVDKIQQGNKMTEVKVWEE
- the spoVAC gene encoding stage V sporulation protein AC, whose amino-acid sequence is MATKQKQKQGFKLQMNKQVYQEQAQKYEPKRNILLNCFRAFWVGGAICLLGQIIQNLYIAFMHLDAEKAAGPTSITLIFISVLLTGFGIYDNIGQYAGAGSAVPITGFANSMSSAAIEHRSEGYVLGVAGNMFKLAGAVIVYGVTAAFIFGMLRVILNMFY
- a CDS encoding aspartyl-phosphate phosphatase Spo0E family protein, coding for MKTENSQLKNDLQKLIELLRKELEMLYYKEGSFVHPTVLQMSQQLDEYIVMFEKIRH
- a CDS encoding spore germination protein, producing the protein MSEDKQDKQPIVSSLEENRAFLDDKLGVGTTFDIGVHDIKVGRTRVSLYYINGFADSTIVTLILQDLNNVKERETSEDGWKIFYQKYVPFFQISKIKTCNEFMDKVLVGQIGMLIDGEDTALMIDAKIYLTRTPEEPDTERVVRGAHDGFTESLVSNTSLTRRRIRDERLRFEIMQVGERSKTDVAIAYLADVANPQLVEKLKSKIQEIQIDGIPMSEKTVEEFIIGKSFNPFPMVRYTERPDVAAIHLLEGHVLIYVDTSPSVIITPATYFHHVQHAEEYRQTPVVGAYLRWVRFLGIIASLLLPPLWLLLVMHTEYIPPHLEFLGVKNQGSIPIMIQFLLAELGLDLMRMAAVHTPAPLSIAMGLIAAILIGEIAIKVGLFSPEVILYLAVAAIGTYATPSYELSMANRLVRLLLLVTTGLFGLQGYMFGCAFVLLVLAMTRSIDTPYLWPLIPFNYEGFKEIVLRKAVPYQEKRPKIVRSQNPDRQ
- a CDS encoding helix-turn-helix domain-containing protein, with amino-acid sequence MSVSLTFTTLGELIRKKRIEMGISLSELGRMIGISKGVLSKIESGDTKRPELRTLKPIADALEIPYEEIIECYVEIEHRIEVLNDILQLCLEVSSSSLTTKVATKFLENSKEETYVLLEQVYNLANKAVNNEVRLSLYNTIIKYARVHGIPMYIAKPSLQKYLIERQDLKKMEESFKIGEEVVHYADFLTEEERIILYFRMALQAYAIKKYETCIELCQAGITLEKKDTELKARAYLAMINSYSDLHNYDSVEDLIDIFENFKHEFVRESSMITRAITKAKKKEYEIAIPMLKKFIDELSKDNKIHVVNELLGIYVHFNIVESIHEIINRERELLPDNAYTPYKLTSLARYYRQKAAFQISKGLLEEGMDSYINSITTYGKINDYNEIVECLQKIFEYFSKNSKPIDLHYVKQLEEAYNEINGKKSK
- a CDS encoding stage V sporulation protein AE gives rise to the protein MNQARRRVIIITDGDHIAQRVIEEVARQIGGRCISLSAGNPTLLSGEQMVTLIKQTPYDPVLVMFDDNGNYGFGRGERAICFVAKHPDIEVLGAVAVASNTKWVTGTKVKYSVTKQGIVVEDAVDKDGVVHKELQHRIYGDTVDILNACDITHIIGIGDIGKMDGRDHINKGCPITKKAIEWIMERSGYRVGG
- the spoVAE gene encoding stage V sporulation protein AE, with the translated sequence MEYLIAFIIGGIICVVGQIMLDVAKITPAHVMVTLVVSGVVLDFIGIYDGFIKFAGAGATVPIISFGHSLYHGALQELNQTGAIGVASGMFEVPAAGITAAIAFSFLASLVFKPKG
- the spoVAD gene encoding stage V sporulation protein AD, producing MSTATKGKNRVSQQTWRFNEDVRIQGSAVVVGPKEAEGPLKDLFDKSYDDMYAGQDSWEKAEKKLMEDAITFAIKKANLKKNQIDQIIAGDLLNQNITVSFTAEKMQFPTLGMYGACSSSMLTLSTATALVNARYSNYIVAACSSHNATAERQFRYPTEYGGQKPPHSQVTVTGAGAAVVGIGGKGPRITYSTVGKVIDMGITDPFAMGAAMAPAAVSTIATHFIDTGRSPSDYDLIVTGDLGSVGYAICKDMLAKEGYNVEGVYNDCGLMIYPLDEEVFAGASGCASSASVTYSYIMKQLQSGELKKVLVCATGALLSPTSTQQGNSIPCIAHAVAFEGGE